Proteins from a single region of Acidovorax sp. NCPPB 3576:
- a CDS encoding DUF3037 domain-containing protein has translation MHAADVYDYAIVRVVPRVEREEFINAGAILSCQRTGFLQAAIALDEARLLALDPAADLDTVRRHLAAIVAICAGDTGCGPIAQMPYRSRFHWLTARRSGIIQTSPVHTGRCTDAGAALEHIMGRMVRPLG, from the coding sequence ATGCACGCGGCTGATGTGTACGACTACGCCATCGTGCGCGTGGTGCCGCGGGTGGAGCGCGAGGAATTCATCAATGCCGGCGCCATCCTGTCGTGCCAGCGCACGGGCTTTCTGCAAGCCGCCATCGCACTGGACGAAGCGCGCCTGCTGGCCCTGGACCCCGCGGCCGACCTGGACACGGTGCGCCGGCACCTGGCGGCCATCGTCGCCATCTGCGCGGGCGACACCGGCTGCGGGCCGATCGCGCAGATGCCTTATCGATCGCGCTTTCACTGGCTGACCGCCCGGCGCAGCGGGATCATCCAGACCTCGCCGGTGCACACCGGGCGCTGCACCGATGCCGGGGCGGCGCTGGAGCACATCATGGGCCGCATGGTGCGTCCGCTGGGGTAG
- a CDS encoding HipA family kinase produces MRTITVSRYVTPLREGGSMPAVVEGDDLGLYVLKFRGAGQGVRALLAEMIAGGIARALGLPVPEIVLAQLDVALAQTEPDPEIQDLVRASGGLNVGLDYLSGAANFDPAVDAVSDDFASRLVWFDTLVGNVDRTARNTNLLVWHRNPWLIDHGAALTFHHAWNGSVALPAKPFAPIADHVLLHRATALAEVDAELAALLTPQVLQGVLSEVPDEFLQMAGADHAEGPLTAPGTHRQAYADYFAARLAGRSAWLKGAIDARG; encoded by the coding sequence ATGCGCACCATCACCGTCAGCCGCTACGTCACGCCCCTGCGTGAGGGCGGCTCCATGCCCGCCGTCGTCGAGGGCGACGACCTGGGCCTGTATGTGCTCAAGTTCCGCGGTGCGGGGCAGGGCGTGCGGGCCCTGCTCGCCGAGATGATCGCTGGCGGCATCGCCCGCGCGCTCGGCTTGCCCGTTCCCGAAATCGTTCTGGCGCAACTCGACGTGGCCCTGGCGCAGACCGAGCCCGACCCCGAGATCCAGGACCTGGTCCGTGCCAGCGGCGGCCTCAACGTGGGGCTGGATTACCTCTCGGGCGCGGCCAACTTCGACCCGGCGGTGGACGCCGTCTCGGACGATTTCGCCTCGCGCCTGGTCTGGTTCGACACGCTGGTGGGCAACGTGGACCGCACGGCGCGCAACACCAACCTGCTGGTGTGGCACCGCAACCCCTGGCTGATCGACCATGGCGCGGCGCTGACCTTCCACCACGCCTGGAACGGCTCGGTGGCGCTGCCCGCCAAACCCTTTGCGCCGATTGCCGACCATGTGCTGCTGCACCGCGCCACGGCGCTGGCCGAGGTGGATGCAGAGCTGGCCGCGCTCCTCACGCCGCAGGTGCTGCAAGGCGTGCTGTCCGAGGTGCCCGATGAATTCTTGCAAATGGCCGGTGCCGACCACGCCGAAGGCCCGTTGACGGCGCCCGGCACCCACCGGCAGGCCTACGCGGATTATTTCGCCGCGCGGCTGGCAGGGCGCAGCGCCTGGCTGAAAGGAGCGATCGATGCACGCGGCTGA
- a CDS encoding DEAD/DEAH box helicase, producing the protein MRKKSLSYAEYWRNCLADADLGKGALQGSDIDNPKLRPRAEWESGRVDAEVVQEFFRQCAEDVDAVAVTIRPYLYRSRLAHGRARSSGIPEIVIPIVGQAVLDREGRIYPNVNTFVPRDILEPLDKGAFAVGAVSDLDTWLAGHEAPGFEKQAIGEHDPDAWHLERWQKYLGYCEAMFEEVAAGWVSNTEPFQLDDRWAIDKDGAVVGASQHILALYDNIRSQAPSSPLFEQYASEETHPPEPCLPPHAGFSLRLGHSSDTHPLADAQRDALTHQLVSRHGEILGVNGPPGTGKTTMLLSVVASHWVRAALQGGDPPVIAAASTNNQAVTNIIDAFAKDFSSGVGPFAGRWLPGIKSFGAYFPSAKKEKQSTGKYQTRAFFSAVEEPEYFAQAKSGFLQAAQSAFPDLREPSVQGICDRLHRLIEEGAGKLKAIEGAWPPVHRAAEALREELGESPAEALAARQVAASAREGDLTACKALLDQWEGFLGQESWAYVLLSWLPPVHQKRLLRAKGFLKERWPGAFPERQWTRIDQFTHAIQTMVEGIEKELAPLRMRLERGESAFKAHREALIPWAAATGCLGMALSPDARTLQACDQAADTRIRFPAFLYATHYWEARWLLEMEQVLPGLADESKKKGAATLRKRWHRRMMLTPCVVSTFFMLPKEMAVSRYERGSFVPDYLYDHIDLLIVDEAGQVLPEVAGASFALAKRALVIGDTLQIEPIWSVKPQMDIGNLVEAGVMDSTHVQADYNRIAELGKTAASGSVMEIAQRASRYHYDKDLARGMYLYEHRRCYDEIVSYCNALCYHGKLIPKRGPRGAAPGLPALGYLHIDGQCERRGGSRDNRVEAETIAEWIVQNQARLETQYSKKIHEIVGVVTPFGGQVAAITEACASRGIRAGKEDGEMTVGTVHSLQGAERILIIFSPTYSRDADGGFMDRSPSMLNVGVSRAKDHFLVFGDMVIFNPTGKGTPRGLLASFLFAQESNAIGPERISSGLDVQPA; encoded by the coding sequence ATGCGGAAAAAAAGCCTTTCCTACGCGGAATACTGGCGCAACTGCCTGGCCGATGCCGATTTGGGCAAAGGTGCGCTCCAGGGCTCGGATATCGACAATCCGAAGCTGAGGCCCAGGGCCGAGTGGGAGAGCGGGCGGGTCGATGCAGAGGTGGTTCAAGAGTTTTTTCGGCAATGTGCCGAAGATGTCGATGCGGTGGCGGTCACCATCCGTCCCTATCTTTACCGTTCGCGCCTTGCGCATGGGAGGGCCCGGTCCAGCGGTATTCCCGAAATCGTCATTCCTATCGTCGGCCAGGCCGTGCTGGATCGGGAGGGCCGCATCTATCCGAACGTGAACACGTTCGTCCCTCGCGATATCCTGGAACCCTTGGACAAGGGCGCGTTCGCGGTGGGCGCCGTCTCGGATCTGGACACCTGGCTGGCTGGACACGAGGCGCCCGGATTCGAAAAGCAAGCCATCGGCGAACATGATCCTGATGCATGGCATCTCGAACGTTGGCAGAAGTATCTGGGCTACTGCGAAGCGATGTTCGAAGAGGTCGCGGCCGGCTGGGTAAGCAACACGGAGCCTTTCCAGCTGGACGACCGCTGGGCCATCGACAAAGACGGCGCGGTGGTGGGGGCCAGCCAGCATATTCTGGCCCTCTACGACAACATCCGGTCTCAGGCTCCCTCTTCTCCGCTGTTCGAGCAATACGCCTCGGAAGAGACGCATCCTCCCGAGCCCTGTCTTCCACCGCATGCAGGATTTTCCCTGCGGCTGGGGCATTCCTCGGATACCCATCCACTGGCGGACGCACAGCGAGATGCGTTGACGCACCAGCTCGTATCCAGGCACGGTGAAATATTGGGCGTCAATGGCCCACCCGGGACTGGCAAGACCACCATGCTGCTTTCGGTGGTCGCGTCGCACTGGGTTCGTGCGGCACTTCAGGGAGGTGATCCCCCGGTGATCGCCGCCGCATCCACGAACAACCAGGCGGTCACCAACATCATCGACGCTTTCGCCAAGGATTTCTCTTCAGGGGTCGGGCCGTTCGCGGGGCGATGGTTGCCCGGCATCAAGAGTTTCGGGGCCTATTTCCCCTCGGCGAAAAAGGAAAAACAGTCCACTGGAAAGTACCAGACCCGGGCCTTTTTCAGCGCCGTCGAAGAGCCTGAATACTTTGCCCAGGCCAAGAGTGGGTTTTTGCAGGCCGCTCAATCGGCATTTCCAGACCTCCGCGAGCCTTCTGTCCAAGGCATTTGCGATCGGCTGCACCGGCTGATCGAGGAGGGTGCCGGAAAGTTGAAAGCCATCGAAGGCGCGTGGCCCCCCGTGCATCGGGCCGCCGAAGCACTGCGTGAGGAGCTTGGCGAATCGCCTGCCGAAGCCCTTGCGGCACGGCAGGTGGCGGCCTCTGCCAGAGAAGGCGATCTGACCGCATGCAAAGCACTGCTGGATCAATGGGAGGGTTTTCTCGGTCAGGAGTCCTGGGCCTATGTGCTGCTGTCCTGGCTGCCGCCCGTTCATCAAAAGCGTCTTTTGCGTGCCAAGGGCTTTCTGAAAGAGAGATGGCCTGGCGCCTTTCCCGAAAGGCAATGGACTCGCATCGATCAATTCACCCATGCCATTCAAACCATGGTGGAGGGCATCGAAAAGGAACTGGCACCACTGCGAATGAGGCTCGAGCGTGGGGAGAGCGCATTCAAGGCGCACCGCGAAGCGCTCATTCCATGGGCTGCTGCCACTGGCTGCCTGGGAATGGCGCTTTCCCCTGATGCAAGAACGCTGCAGGCCTGCGACCAAGCGGCAGATACGCGCATCCGGTTTCCGGCATTTCTCTACGCTACCCACTATTGGGAGGCACGATGGCTGCTGGAGATGGAGCAGGTGCTTCCGGGTTTGGCCGACGAGAGCAAAAAGAAGGGCGCTGCCACGCTCAGGAAGCGTTGGCATCGGCGGATGATGCTCACGCCTTGCGTCGTCTCCACGTTCTTCATGCTTCCGAAAGAGATGGCTGTCAGCCGATACGAGCGTGGAAGCTTCGTGCCGGATTACCTCTACGACCACATCGATCTTCTGATCGTCGACGAGGCGGGGCAGGTTCTGCCCGAAGTCGCAGGTGCCTCCTTTGCATTGGCCAAGAGGGCGCTGGTGATCGGGGACACCCTGCAAATCGAGCCCATCTGGAGCGTGAAGCCGCAGATGGACATTGGCAACCTGGTGGAAGCGGGAGTCATGGATTCGACCCATGTGCAAGCCGACTACAACCGGATTGCCGAGCTGGGAAAGACGGCTGCCTCCGGCAGCGTCATGGAGATCGCGCAACGGGCCAGCCGGTACCACTACGACAAGGACCTGGCGCGAGGCATGTATCTTTACGAGCACCGGCGCTGTTATGACGAAATCGTGAGCTACTGCAACGCACTTTGCTACCACGGCAAGCTGATTCCTAAGCGGGGCCCTCGGGGGGCGGCGCCGGGATTGCCGGCCCTGGGGTACCTGCACATCGACGGGCAGTGCGAGCGCCGGGGCGGCAGCCGTGACAACCGCGTGGAAGCCGAAACCATTGCCGAATGGATCGTTCAGAATCAAGCGCGGCTGGAAACCCAGTACAGCAAGAAAATCCATGAGATCGTCGGCGTCGTCACGCCTTTTGGCGGGCAGGTCGCCGCCATTACCGAGGCGTGCGCTTCGCGCGGAATTCGCGCAGGCAAGGAAGACGGTGAGATGACTGTCGGCACCGTTCACTCCTTGCAAGGGGCGGAACGCATCCTGATCATTTTTTCTCCGACCTATTCAAGGGATGCGGATGGCGGGTTCATGGATCGAAGCCCCAGCATGCTGAATGTCGGCGTGTCGCGCGCCAAAGACCATTTTCTGGTGTTTGGCGATATGGTCATCTTCAATCCGACGGGCAAAGGCACGCCTCGCGGCCTGCTCGCTTCCTTCCTTTTTGCGCAGGAAAGCAATGCCATTGGGCCAGAGCGCATTTCCTCGGGCCTGGACGTTCAGCCTGCTTGA
- a CDS encoding aminotransferase class I/II-fold pyridoxal phosphate-dependent enzyme: protein MDVTAHAPLHGGPDALGVPLHDFSTNSNACGPCPEAVQALREADARHYPDPAYTALRERLGAFHGVAPARIVIAGSASEFIHRITAFAARQGARAVAVPVHGYGDYASAAQAWGLEVQRAAPGAAPAGTGLCWACEPSSPLGTPDPALAAWGRPGAQDGALRVLDCAYAPLRLEGAASPMPANAWQLWTPNKALGLTGVRAAYAIAPQAQPPQDLAALQSLAPSWPIGAHGVALLTAWSLPSTQQWLRDSLETLRAWKAQQQALCEAMGWAVVPGSQANYFVARPAVNDLPAALASLREDGIKLRDCASFGLPGQVRLGVLEPAAGQALRRAWQL from the coding sequence ATGGACGTGACCGCGCACGCCCCCCTGCACGGCGGCCCGGACGCCCTGGGCGTGCCGCTGCACGACTTTTCCACCAATAGCAACGCCTGCGGCCCGTGCCCCGAGGCGGTCCAGGCGCTGCGCGAAGCCGATGCCCGGCATTACCCCGACCCGGCCTACACCGCCCTGCGCGAGCGCCTGGGCGCCTTCCACGGCGTGGCGCCGGCGCGCATCGTGATCGCGGGCAGCGCCAGCGAATTCATCCACCGCATCACCGCCTTCGCCGCCCGGCAGGGCGCGCGGGCCGTGGCCGTGCCGGTGCATGGCTATGGGGACTACGCGAGCGCGGCGCAGGCCTGGGGGCTGGAAGTGCAGCGCGCCGCGCCCGGTGCGGCCCCCGCAGGCACCGGCCTGTGCTGGGCCTGCGAGCCCTCCAGCCCGCTCGGCACGCCCGACCCCGCGCTGGCCGCCTGGGGCCGGCCCGGAGCGCAAGACGGCGCACTGCGCGTGCTCGACTGTGCCTACGCCCCCCTGCGCCTGGAGGGCGCCGCCTCCCCCATGCCCGCCAACGCCTGGCAGTTGTGGACGCCCAACAAGGCCCTGGGCCTGACCGGCGTGCGCGCGGCCTACGCCATTGCGCCGCAGGCGCAGCCGCCGCAAGACCTTGCCGCGCTGCAGTCGCTGGCGCCTTCCTGGCCCATCGGCGCCCATGGCGTGGCGTTGCTCACAGCATGGAGCCTGCCGTCCACCCAGCAGTGGCTGCGCGACAGCCTGGAAACGCTGCGCGCCTGGAAGGCGCAGCAGCAGGCGCTGTGCGAGGCCATGGGCTGGGCCGTCGTGCCCGGAAGCCAGGCCAACTACTTCGTGGCGCGGCCGGCAGTAAACGACCTTCCAGCCGCGCTGGCGTCGTTGCGCGAGGACGGCATCAAGCTGCGAGACTGTGCGTCCTTCGGATTGCCGGGGCAGGTGCGGCTGGGGGTGCTGGAACCGGCTGCTGGGCAGGCACTGCGGCGTGCCTGGCAACTCTGA
- the cbiB gene encoding adenosylcobinamide-phosphate synthase CbiB, which yields MDAAWALALAPAAALPLALAIDRCFGEPPVAVHPVVWMGHALQAGGDRVAPRAPTPRDWKSFWLAALLWCAVAAMVLIVSAVLQWAVLRHAPPWLAAVLMALLLKPLLAWRMLRDEVLAVEAALAESLEAGRARLARLVSRDVQALDAVQVRESAIESLAENLNDSVVAPLFWFALLGLPGAALYRFANTADAMWGYPGMRGGRYWQWAGKWAARADDALSWLPARLTALLLWAIAGGPRWRVLAAQARRTPSPNSGWPMAAMALALGVRLAKPGVYTLNGEGRGAAASDTPQAARWASKVVIAGGLIAMIAHFSIAFWALRWT from the coding sequence ATGGACGCCGCCTGGGCCCTGGCCCTGGCGCCCGCCGCGGCATTGCCGCTCGCGCTGGCCATCGACCGGTGCTTTGGCGAGCCGCCCGTGGCCGTGCACCCCGTGGTCTGGATGGGCCACGCGCTGCAGGCCGGCGGCGACCGGGTGGCGCCCCGCGCGCCCACGCCCCGGGATTGGAAGTCTTTTTGGCTTGCAGCGCTACTGTGGTGTGCGGTGGCAGCTATGGTTTTGATCGTGTCCGCTGTGCTGCAGTGGGCCGTGCTTCGCCACGCGCCGCCGTGGCTGGCCGCGGTGCTGATGGCGTTGCTGCTCAAGCCGCTGCTGGCCTGGCGCATGCTGCGCGACGAGGTGCTTGCGGTGGAAGCCGCCCTGGCCGAATCGCTGGAGGCCGGGCGCGCGCGCCTGGCGCGCTTGGTGAGCCGCGACGTGCAGGCGCTCGATGCGGTGCAGGTGCGCGAGAGCGCCATCGAATCGCTGGCCGAGAACCTCAACGACTCCGTGGTCGCGCCGCTGTTCTGGTTCGCGCTGCTGGGCCTGCCCGGCGCCGCGCTCTACCGCTTCGCCAACACGGCCGATGCCATGTGGGGCTACCCCGGCATGCGCGGCGGGCGCTACTGGCAGTGGGCCGGAAAATGGGCGGCGCGCGCGGACGATGCGCTGTCGTGGCTGCCGGCGCGGCTCACGGCGCTGCTGCTGTGGGCCATCGCCGGCGGCCCGCGCTGGCGCGTGCTGGCGGCCCAGGCCCGCCGCACGCCCTCGCCCAACAGCGGCTGGCCCATGGCTGCCATGGCGCTGGCCCTGGGCGTGCGCCTGGCCAAGCCCGGCGTGTACACGCTCAACGGCGAAGGGCGGGGCGCCGCCGCCAGCGATACGCCGCAGGCGGCGCGCTGGGCATCGAAAGTGGTCATCGCCGGCGGATTGATTGCCATGATTGCTCACTTTTCAATAGCATTTTGGGCACTGCGATGGACGTGA
- the bluB gene encoding 5,6-dimethylbenzimidazole synthase — MPSPTPPNDSAQGAAFSAQERAAVYRAIRERRDMRHFAGGQVAPEVLARLLEAAHHGPSVGFMQPWRFIRVADGALRGRLHACVEAERLRTAQALGERGAEFLRLKVEGLRDAAECIAVALADGREAHVFGRRTLPQMDLASVACALQNLWLAARAEGLGMGWVSMFDPAAVGALLGLPPGAEAVALLSIGPVHGFYEEPMLQQERWARRAPLRTVVFDNGWGQPAPWLVEGAAVDPMPAVDGKGPR, encoded by the coding sequence ATGCCATCCCCCACGCCGCCCAACGACAGTGCGCAGGGCGCCGCCTTCTCCGCACAGGAGCGCGCCGCCGTGTACCGCGCCATCCGCGAACGCCGCGACATGCGCCACTTCGCGGGTGGGCAGGTCGCGCCCGAGGTGTTGGCGCGGCTGCTGGAGGCCGCGCACCATGGCCCCAGCGTGGGGTTCATGCAGCCCTGGCGCTTCATCCGTGTGGCCGATGGGGCGCTGCGCGGGCGCCTGCACGCCTGTGTGGAGGCCGAGCGCCTGCGCACGGCCCAGGCGCTGGGCGAGCGGGGCGCGGAATTTTTGCGCCTGAAGGTCGAGGGCCTGCGCGATGCGGCCGAATGCATCGCCGTGGCGCTGGCCGATGGGCGCGAGGCGCACGTGTTCGGCCGCCGCACGCTGCCGCAGATGGATCTGGCCTCGGTCGCCTGCGCGCTGCAGAACCTGTGGTTGGCCGCGCGCGCCGAGGGGCTGGGCATGGGCTGGGTGTCCATGTTCGACCCCGCCGCGGTGGGCGCGCTGCTGGGCCTGCCCCCCGGTGCCGAGGCGGTGGCGCTGCTGTCCATCGGCCCGGTGCACGGCTTCTACGAAGAACCCATGCTGCAGCAGGAGCGCTGGGCGCGCCGCGCGCCGCTTCGCACCGTGGTGTTCGACAACGGCTGGGGCCAGCCGGCGCCCTGGCTGGTGGAAGGCGCTGCCGTGGACCCGATGCCGGCCGTTGACGGAAAGGGCCCCCGTTGA
- the cobO gene encoding cob(I)yrinic acid a,c-diamide adenosyltransferase, with the protein MQIETPPAERRSEKPDGERRGIVLVNTGNGKGKSTAAFGLALRAHGRGKPVKIFQFMKVPTARFGEHRMFEQLGIPIEGLGDGFTWKSRDIDQSAELARAGWERARAAVLGGEFFLVVLDEITYPLIYGWLPLEEVLQVLRDRPRHVHVVLTGRRCPPEVIELADTVTEMGMVKHAFQAGVPAQRGIED; encoded by the coding sequence ATGCAGATCGAAACCCCTCCCGCCGAACGGCGCTCCGAAAAACCCGACGGCGAGCGCCGCGGCATCGTGCTGGTCAACACCGGCAACGGCAAGGGCAAGAGCACCGCCGCGTTCGGCCTCGCCCTGCGCGCCCACGGGCGCGGCAAGCCGGTCAAGATCTTCCAGTTCATGAAGGTGCCCACCGCGCGCTTCGGCGAGCACCGCATGTTCGAGCAGCTGGGCATCCCCATCGAGGGCCTGGGCGACGGCTTCACCTGGAAGAGCCGCGACATCGACCAGTCGGCCGAGTTGGCCCGTGCCGGCTGGGAGCGCGCGCGCGCCGCCGTGCTGGGCGGCGAGTTCTTCCTGGTGGTGCTGGACGAGATCACCTACCCGCTCATCTACGGCTGGCTGCCGCTCGAGGAGGTGCTGCAGGTGCTGCGCGACCGCCCGCGCCATGTGCACGTGGTACTCACCGGCCGCCGCTGCCCGCCCGAGGTGATCGAGCTGGCCGACACGGTGACCGAGATGGGCATGGTCAAGCACGCGTTCCAGGCCGGCGTGCCGGCGCAGCGCGGCATCGAGGATTGA
- a CDS encoding ABC transporter ATP-binding protein, giving the protein MKNIAIEAINIAAHIGNAPVLNGVDLAVPAGRWTSVVGPNGAGKSTLLKVLAGLLRGAAVSGRVELLGRPLAAMPARERACRLAWLGQNEASADDLTAYDVAMLGRLPHQRWMAPASAADHAAVEQALRTTQAWDWRHRPLGQLSGGERQRVLLARALAVQAEVLLMDEPLANLDPPHQADWLHAMRALAARGGTVVSVLHEVSLALQADDMAIMDRGRIVHHGACADPATHAALQAVFDQRIQVQQVAGLWVSLPRID; this is encoded by the coding sequence ATGAAAAACATAGCAATCGAGGCAATCAACATCGCGGCACACATCGGAAATGCCCCGGTATTGAACGGCGTGGACCTGGCCGTGCCCGCCGGCCGCTGGACCAGCGTGGTGGGCCCCAACGGCGCCGGCAAGTCCACCTTGCTCAAGGTGCTGGCGGGCCTGCTGCGCGGCGCGGCGGTGTCGGGCCGGGTCGAGCTGCTGGGCCGGCCCCTGGCCGCCATGCCGGCCCGCGAGCGCGCCTGCCGGCTGGCCTGGCTGGGGCAGAACGAAGCCTCGGCGGACGACCTCACGGCCTACGACGTTGCCATGCTCGGGCGCTTGCCGCACCAGCGATGGATGGCGCCGGCCAGCGCCGCCGACCATGCGGCGGTGGAGCAGGCCCTGCGCACCACGCAGGCCTGGGACTGGCGCCACCGGCCGCTCGGGCAGCTGTCGGGCGGCGAGCGCCAGCGGGTGCTGCTGGCGCGCGCGCTCGCCGTGCAGGCCGAGGTGCTGCTGATGGACGAACCCCTGGCCAACCTCGACCCCCCGCACCAGGCCGACTGGCTGCACGCCATGCGCGCGCTGGCGGCGCGCGGCGGCACGGTGGTGAGCGTGCTGCACGAGGTGTCGCTCGCGCTGCAGGCCGACGACATGGCCATCATGGACCGGGGCCGCATCGTGCACCACGGCGCCTGCGCCGACCCGGCCACCCACGCCGCGCTGCAGGCCGTGTTCGACCAGCGCATCCAGGTGCAGCAGGTGGCGGGCCTGTGGGTGTCGCTGCCCCGCATCGACTAG
- a CDS encoding FecCD family ABC transporter permease: protein MPSPRPSQPVPASHPVRPGPGPRRAAWLGACLLAASALLLVVGACVGSTGFDSLLRMGQDPVAWQIVWEIRLPRTLGAWLAGALLGLAGAVAQGLFRNPLADPYLLGSASGAALGGALAMVVFGVSPMAAQWLARLGVTGMAFLGAAGAVALTLVLARGVQHTLRLLLAGVIVGVVLGALRDLVELASPDILQAMQAFTLGSTSFVGWVACALMAGAWALCGIAAWTLSRALDGLTLGEATAASLGLPLAPMRAGLVAAMALATGTAVAQTGLIAFVGLAAPHLVRSIVKVTHQRHIVLSSLMGATLLLAADILARWILAPQELPVGVLTAALGGTYLLWLMHRRSMQGHSL, encoded by the coding sequence ATGCCATCGCCACGGCCATCGCAGCCCGTGCCGGCCTCGCACCCCGTGCGGCCCGGCCCCGGCCCGCGCCGCGCCGCGTGGCTGGGCGCCTGCCTGCTGGCCGCCAGCGCGCTGCTGCTGGTCGTCGGCGCCTGCGTGGGCAGCACCGGATTCGACAGCCTGCTGCGCATGGGGCAGGACCCGGTGGCCTGGCAGATCGTGTGGGAGATCCGCCTGCCGCGCACGCTGGGCGCCTGGCTGGCCGGCGCGCTGCTGGGGCTGGCGGGCGCGGTGGCGCAGGGCCTTTTCCGCAATCCGCTGGCCGATCCGTACCTGCTGGGCTCGGCCTCGGGCGCGGCGCTGGGCGGCGCGCTGGCGATGGTGGTGTTCGGCGTGTCGCCCATGGCCGCGCAGTGGCTGGCGCGGCTGGGCGTCACCGGCATGGCGTTTCTCGGCGCGGCTGGCGCGGTGGCCCTGACCCTGGTGCTGGCGCGCGGGGTGCAGCACACGCTGCGGCTGCTGCTGGCCGGGGTGATCGTGGGCGTGGTGCTGGGCGCACTGCGCGACCTGGTGGAGCTGGCCTCGCCGGACATCCTGCAGGCCATGCAGGCCTTCACGCTGGGCAGCACCAGCTTCGTCGGCTGGGTGGCCTGCGCGCTCATGGCCGGGGCGTGGGCGCTGTGCGGCATCGCCGCGTGGACCCTGTCGCGCGCGCTCGACGGCCTGACGCTGGGCGAGGCCACGGCCGCCAGCCTGGGCCTGCCGCTGGCGCCCATGCGCGCGGGGCTGGTGGCGGCCATGGCGCTGGCCACCGGCACGGCCGTGGCGCAGACCGGCCTGATCGCGTTCGTGGGGCTGGCCGCGCCGCACCTGGTGCGCTCCATTGTCAAGGTCACGCACCAGCGGCACATCGTGCTGTCCAGCCTGATGGGCGCGACGCTGCTGCTGGCGGCCGACATCCTGGCGCGCTGGATTTTGGCGCCGCAGGAGCTGCCCGTGGGCGTGCTCACCGCGGCGCTGGGCGGCACCTACCTGCTGTGGCTCATGCACCGGCGCTCCATGCAGGGCCATTCGCTATGA
- a CDS encoding ABC transporter substrate-binding protein → MTHFLQRLRRRAARRWPVGLALAALAWMAGATAAQAFEVTDARGRTVAFAQPPQRIVSLLPSLTESVCELQQCQRLVGVDRYSNWPEAVQRLPQVGGGIDPNIEAIVALQPDVVLLATSSRASDRLEALGLKVVALEPKTHADVRRVLATLGQLLGVPQEQGADRLWRVIDAGVQAATQSLPARARGARVYFEVSRGPYAAGTASFIGETLARLGARNVVPPELGPFPRLNPEFVVRARPDVMMVGNRSMQSMAMYPGWNSLKAVREQRVCLFGPGEADVVVRPGPRMAEAARIMARCLADKAP, encoded by the coding sequence ATGACGCATTTCTTGCAGCGCCTGCGCCGCCGTGCCGCCCGCCGCTGGCCCGTGGGGCTCGCGCTCGCAGCCCTTGCCTGGATGGCCGGCGCCACGGCCGCGCAGGCCTTCGAGGTGACCGATGCGCGCGGGCGCACCGTGGCGTTCGCCCAGCCGCCGCAGCGCATCGTGAGCCTGCTGCCCTCGCTGACGGAGAGCGTGTGCGAGCTGCAGCAATGCCAGCGCCTGGTGGGCGTGGACCGCTATTCCAACTGGCCCGAAGCCGTGCAGCGCCTGCCCCAGGTGGGCGGCGGCATCGATCCGAACATCGAGGCCATCGTCGCCCTGCAGCCCGACGTGGTGCTGCTGGCCACCAGCTCGCGCGCCAGCGACCGGCTGGAGGCGCTGGGCCTGAAGGTGGTGGCGCTGGAGCCCAAGACCCATGCCGACGTGCGCCGCGTGCTCGCCACGCTGGGCCAGCTGCTCGGCGTGCCGCAGGAGCAGGGCGCCGACCGGCTGTGGCGCGTGATCGACGCCGGCGTGCAGGCCGCCACGCAGTCGCTGCCGGCGCGCGCGCGCGGGGCCCGCGTGTATTTCGAGGTGAGCCGGGGGCCGTATGCGGCGGGCACGGCCTCGTTCATCGGCGAGACGCTGGCGCGCCTGGGCGCGCGCAACGTGGTGCCGCCCGAATTGGGCCCGTTCCCGCGGCTGAACCCCGAGTTCGTCGTGCGGGCGCGGCCCGACGTGATGATGGTGGGCAACCGCAGCATGCAGTCCATGGCGATGTACCCGGGCTGGAACAGCCTGAAAGCCGTGCGCGAGCAGCGCGTGTGCCTGTTCGGCCCCGGCGAGGCCGACGTGGTGGTGCGCCCCGGCCCGCGCATGGCCGAGGCCGCGCGCATCATGGCGCGCTGCCTGGCGGACAAGGCGCCATGA